One Fusarium poae strain DAOMC 252244 chromosome 4, whole genome shotgun sequence DNA window includes the following coding sequences:
- a CDS encoding hypothetical protein (TransMembrane:1 (o54-79i)), whose translation MNQQVPDNEGLQVDTHAHQADKAPEVVPHDHNTHGHVPEYEGPSSKSQKPPFGLGLWVFAGLVALLTALIVGAGVGGGLGAALMNKSSDCQEETASTSSPADVEPTSCPTQSNNTSENDTAPYVPKPPSEVSALRLICPDDKQDETKYKSRKGYEFRWWCGVDAPNGQESKEGGGIYDISIFSYTIGDCMEACANLYKEGSGNKIEPNCRSLVFSMRMANYVDNHNANCFLKNGSKAVGSKWNFVDEYYAYAEIPRQ comes from the exons ATGAATCAACAAGTTCCTGACAATGAGGGCTTGCAGGTTGATACCCATGCTCACCAAGCTGACAAAGCCCCCGAGGTTGTTCCCCACGATCACAATACCCACGGTCACGTTCCCGAATATGAAGGTCCGTCTTCGAAGAGTCAAAAACCTCCCTTTGGTCTAGGACTGTGGGTATTTGCTGGACTTGTCGCATTATTGACAGCCCTCATTGTTGGTGCTGGAGTCGGCGGAGGACTTGGCGCTGCTTTGATGAATAAGTC GAGCGATTGTCAAGAAGAAACCGCATCTACATCATCTCCAGCCGACGTAGAGCCTACCTCATGTCCAACACAGAGCAACAATACATCCGAAAACGATACAGCGCCCTACGTTCCAAAACCTCCTTCTGAAGTATCAGCTCTGCGATTGATATGTCCCGATGACAAGCAGGATGAGACAAAGTACAAGTCGCGCAAGGGTTATGAATTCAGGTGGTGGTGTGGCGTGGACGCGCCCAATGGCCAAGAGTCAAAGGAAGGAGGTGGCATCTATGACATCTCTATTTTCTCTTATACTATTGGCGATTGTATGGAAGCTTGTGCCAATTTGTATAAGGAGGGCTCGGGTAATAAAATCGAACCGAATTGCAGGAGCCTTGTCTTTTCAATGAGAATGGCAAATTATGTGGATAATCATAACGCAAATTGTTTTCTGAAGAACGGGTCAAAAGCTGT AGGTAGCAAGTGGAATTTCGTCGATGAGTACTACGCTTATGCGGAGATT CCTCGACAATGA
- a CDS encoding hypothetical protein (SECRETED:SignalP(1-25)~CAZy:GT1), giving the protein MYRRLFLGTVLVAILALLFPQQKDEHPPYVKGRNGTALFLVNQEHGISNVLVATASAMLENYPDIDVHFASFPKLKGKLERVSKFAQRKTPSARDIVFHQLQSPSYGDVITNTGRSLDDIPHPPGPAGISHLCKDIQLWISPWSADEHFSIYEEITSLIDEIDPAVVVIDTLFRPGLDATRDKNRQHAFITPNQAIDNFLGEQPYGSMFWKYPSMSSGLPFPVPWSKIPENIYLNIRFIYSVLRMPDLAAKRKALRERGLKDPLNFFGMYRDDVPWITVTADGASIPVDYIPSNVTTTNPIVLSVAPAEEQDPVLVDWLKKAPTVLINLGSTVSYSESQASIMTQAIANVLDKVDIQMLWKFNKVGNYSDDVFLPVKQHLESGRLKLERWLTVDPTSLLESGLIVASIHHGGANCYNEAVYAGVPHVILPLWADLYSYAALVETIGIGVWACPDTSPKWTVEGLTQAFLKVLDGGETSVNMRDKAKELGERMQTAEKGRNVAARTVAKLAYSGV; this is encoded by the exons ATGTATCGACGTTTGTTTCTCGGGACAGTGCTCGTTGCAATTTTGGCGTTGTTATTCCCGCAGCAAAAGGATGAACATCCACCATATGTCAAAGGGAGGAACGGTACGGCATTGTTTCTGGTGAATCAAGAACACGGTATATCAAATGTGCTTGTCGCAACAGCTTCGGCCATGTTGGAGAACTACCCTGACATCGACGTCCATTTCGCCTCATTTCCCAAGCTCAAAGGGAAGCTTGAAAGAGTCTCCAAATTCGCTCAAAGAAAAACACCTTCAGCTCGAGACATCGTGTTCCATCAACTTCAAAGCCCTTCATACGGAGACGTGATTACCAACACAGGAAGAAGTCTCGACGACATTCCCCATCCTCCAGGTCCTGCCGGTATCTCTCATTTGTGTAAAGATATCCAGCTCTGGATATCGCCATGGTCTGCTGATGAGCACTTTTCCATCTACGAGGAGATCACTTCTCTCATTGATGAAATCGATCCTGCTGTGGTGGTGATTGATACTCTTTTCCGACCAGGACTTGACGCAACAAGAGACAAGAACCGACAGCATGCTTTCATCACTCCCAACCAGGCCATTGACAACTTTCTTGGAGAACAGCCGTATGGAAGCATGTTTTGGAAATACCCATCAATGAGTTCAGGTCTGCCGTTTCCAGTGCCATGGAGCAAGATTCCCGAAAACATTTATCTCAACATCCGATTCATCTACAGTGTTTTGAGAATGCCAGACCTTGCTGCCAAACGAAAGGCACTCCGCGAGAGAGGACTCAAAGATCCTCTCAACTTCTTTGGCATGTACCGAGATGATGTACCGTGGATTACTGTCACAGCAGACGGAGCTTCCATTCCAGTGGACTATATTCCGTCAAacgtcaccaccaccaacccGATTGTTCTTTCTGTTGCTCCAGCTGAAGAGCAGGATCCTGTGCTTGTTGACTGGTTGAAGAAAGCACCAACAGTCTTAATCAACCTTGGTAGCACAGTCAGC TATTCCGAGTCTCAAGCATCAATCATGACACAGGCCATTGCCAACGTCCTTGACAAGGTTGACATTCAGATGCTTTGGAAGTTCAACAAGGTGGGCAATTACTCGGATGACGTCTTTCTCCCAGTCAAGCAACATCTTGAGAGCGGTCGTCTCAAGTTGGAGAGATGGCTCACAGTTGATCCAACTTCATTACTCGAGTCGGGTCTTATTGTTGCATCCATTCACCACGGAGGAGCCAATTGTTACAACGAAGCAGTCTA TGCTGGAGTTCCTCACGTCATTCTGCCTCTGTGGGCTGATCTCTATAGTTATGCCGCACTTGTTGAAACCATTGGAATTGGTGTTTGGGCATGCCCTGACACAAGCCCAAAGTGGACAGTTGAGGGACTCACACAAGCGTTCTTGAAAGTTCTCGACGGTGGAGAAACGAGTGTCAACATGCGTGACAAGGCTAAAGAGTTGGGGGAAAGAATGCAGACAGCAGAAAAGGGACGTAATGTTGCTGCGAGAACAGTAGCCAAGCTTGCTTATTCTGGAGTGTGA